The following nucleotide sequence is from Vicinamibacterales bacterium.
AACGGAATGCCGAGGCCGAGGGAGTAGATCGCGAGCAGCGTGATCCCCTCGTTGACCGAGTTGCGCGAGCCGGCAATCGCCAGGATGCCGCCGAGGATCGGGCCGATGCACGGCGTCCATCCGAAGGCGAAGGCGACGCCGACGAGCATCGCGCCCAGCGGCCCCGCCGGTTTCCGCTGCGAGTGGACGCGCTTCTCGGTCTCGAGGAACGCGAGCCGGAAAACGCCCATCGTGTGCAGGCCGAAGACGATCAGGATCACGCCGGCGATCTTGCTGAGCAGCGGCAGCTTGGCGAACAGGAACTTGCCGATCGCGGTCGCCGATGCCCCCAGGGCGATGAACACCAGGGAGAAGCCGATCACGAAGGCGAGAGAGGTGACGAACACCTGGACGCGAGAGGCCG
It contains:
- a CDS encoding cytochrome c biogenesis protein CcdA — its product is MGTEVSLIAAFAAGFLSFVSPCVLPLIPGYISFVSGVSVEEMRGDAAPAASRVQVFVTSLAFVIGFSLVFIALGASATAIGKFLFAKLPLLSKIAGVILIVFGLHTMGVFRLAFLETEKRVHSQRKPAGPLGAMLVGVAFAFGWTPCIGPILGGILAIAGSRNSVNEGITLLAIYSLGLGIPFLITSLAINQFFGAARKIRRYYHAIELTSGALLVVIGVLIMTGQLTLIVRLLQPYLPVF